A stretch of Linepithema humile isolate Giens D197 chromosome 3, Lhum_UNIL_v1.0, whole genome shotgun sequence DNA encodes these proteins:
- the LOC105675149 gene encoding ATP-binding cassette sub-family G member 8 isoform X2, with product MGSEAWELERRYSVPGALDTRGLEPPASEDLHAWSIYRQNLNSDFTDSALGSAEKSPLPYGNFQLRDSTVQSILRHPRYGPKSPLANNSYTYLKFGLPRVLPPSSRNRDGSSGYDSSEEGRRVSHAVAPVHTTSIMRSARSDPDFRHVHAVPREHVHSQLTIARDHPRLRSASEANLLQSAIRTNRRHSIAPIDPGYIAHGHGMMGPEGFALPLRPVPCLQHPHLQLRGVEASGSDGLPLLRGITLEAGAAEVLAVMSTTEREGTQIVETIAGRRRIKRGDILLNGRSVSARTLRSRVAYLPTESGLSPGLTAQQTLSFYMLLRGGNNTTTLEAEAILHELGLEATKHCLVNTLTTSEARRLALACRLLQDSHILALDRPTHGLDIFDAFFLIEYLRQWASRGQRLVVLTLHPPTYEILTMVSRVALTSGGRIMYSGPRRDMLPYFALAEFPCPPFKNPSDYYLDLVTLDDLSAEAMLESSQRIDHLAELARTRLPPLSDPGPPGALPPSMSGPNICVQIYALLLRTLIYSQPWTLTRLLRKIIISASLSILLGAIFWDVAGDSNLHLRDRIGYHYASLGIFFWSLSLLAMCDVANSRPNVERDIRDGLYGRFVYILIDLICSIPSWCVIYLIYLAPAFAMSGLHLMPDENLTSLWNYLAVGLLYLMLQHLICTFFAHICKWVYLAALLAGVVVGEMTLAGGATLHLNNLPAWYQQISPMQWSLSLLLPRLHRTESMGKLTNCKPKQIQRQDIIIQAACEPPDGALALHEIALDKLNVRGELWLGVGVGVAAALIVLSFLCVKYATPKRPRSAPNKP from the exons ATGGGCTCGGAAGCCTGGGAGCTGGAGAGGAGGTACTCGGTGCCGGGAGCTCTGGACACCAGGGGACTGGAGCCGCCGGCCAGCGAGGATCTACACGCATGGTCGATTTACAG GCAAAATCTGAACTCCGACTTTACGGACTCTGCACTCGGCTCCGCCGAGAAATCGCCGCTGCCCTACGGAAACTTCCAGCTCCGCGACTCCACGGTGCAGAGCATATTGCGGCATCCGCGATACGGGCCCAAAAGCCCGCTCGCCAACAACTCCTACACGTATTTGAAGTTTGGTCTACCGCGGGTTCTGCCACCCAGCTCGCGGAATCGCGACGGTTCCAGCGGCTACGACTCCAGCGAGGAAGGACGACGCGTGTCGCACGCAG TTGCTCCGGTGCATACGACTTCGATTATGCGTTCAGCCAGGAGCGATCCGGACTTCAGGCATGTTCATGCTGTCCCGAGAGAGCACGTGCACTCTCAATTGACCATCGCGAGAGACCATCCGAGACTGCGGAGTGCCAGCGAGGCCAATCTTCTGCAGAGCGCAATCAGGACAAATCGACGACACAGTATCGCACCGATCGATCCTGGATACATAGCACATG gGCACGGTATGATGGGACCGGAAGGTTTCGCGCTGCCGCTAAGACCCGTGCCATGCCTGCAGCACCCTCACTTGCAGCTGCGAGGAGTAGAGGCTTCAGGCTCGGACGGATTGCCGCTTCTTCGCGGCATCACCCTCGAGGCCGGCGCCGCCGAGGTGCTCGCCGTTATGTCGACTACCGAGAGGGAAGGCACGCAGATCGTCGAGACCATTGCGGGCAGAAGGCGTATAAAGAGAGGCGATATTCTGCTCAATGGAAGATCCGTATCGGCGCGTACTCTGAG ATCACGCGTCGCTTACCTGCCAACGGAGAGTGGCCTGAGTCCCGGGCTTACGGCTCAGCAGACTCTCAGTTTCTACATGCTGCTGAGAGGCGGCAATAATACCACCACGCTCGAGGCCGAGGCAATCCTGCACGAGCTCGGTCTGGAGGCGACCAAGCACTGTCTGGTGAACACCCTGACGACGTCCGAGGCCCGACGATTGGCGCTCGCCTGTCGATTGCTTCAGGACTCGCATATTCTCGCCTTGGACAGACCCACGCACGGTCTGGACATCTTCGACGCCTTCTTCTTGATCGAGTATCTGAGGCAGTGGGCCAGTCGCGGCCAGCGACTCGTCGTCTTGACCCTGCACCCGCCCACTTATGAGATCCTGACGATGGTGTCGAGGGTCGCGCTCACCTCCGGCGGCCGGATCATGTACTCCGGGCCGAGGAGGGACATGCTGCCATATTTCGCGCTCGCCGAGTTCCCCTGCCCACCGTTTAAGAATCCATCCGATTATTATC TCGATTTAGTGACGCTGGATGATTTATCGGCGGAAGCAATGCTGGAATCCTCGCAGAGGATAGATCATTTAGCGGAGCTGGCCAGGACAAGGCTACCTCCGCTCAGCGATCCTGGACCGCCCGGTGCGCTTCCGCCCTCAATGTCCGGTCCCAACATATGCGTGCAGATCTACGCGTTGTTATTGCGAACACTCATTTACAGTCAACCATGGACGTTAACGCGATTGCTACGAAAGATCATTATCTCCGCGTCGCTCAGTATTTTACTCGGTGCAATATTCTGGGATGTCGCCGGCGATTCGAATTTACATCTGCGAGACAGAATAGGCTATCATTACGCCAGTTTGGGCATCTTCTTCTGGTCGCTGAGCCTTTTGGCGATGTGCGATGTCGCTAACAGCAGACCGAACGTCGAGAGGGACATCAGAGACGGATTGTACGGCAGATTTGTCTATATTCTCATAGAC CTCATCTGCAGCATACCTTCCTGGTGCGTGATCTATCTGATATACCTAGCGCCGGCGTTCGCGATGTCGGGGCTGCACCTCATGCCGGACGAGAATCTGACGTCACTGTGGAACTACCTCGCCGTCGGTCTGCTGTACCTGATGCTGCAGCATCTCATCTGCACGTTCTTCGCGCACATATGCAAATGGGTATACCTGGCGGCGCTGCTCGCCGGCGTGGTGGTGGGCGAGATGACCTTGGCCGGCGGGGCCACCCTGCATCTGAACAATCTGCCGGCATGGTATCAGCAGATCAGCCCGATGCAGTGGTCATTGTCGCTGCTGCTGCCGCGCCTTCACAGGACTGAGAGCATGGGCAAACTGACGAATTGCAAGCCCAAGCAGATTCAACGGCAGGACATCATTATCCAGGCGGCGTGCGAGCCGCCGGACGGTGCGTTAGCTCTTCACGAAATCGCTCTCGACAAATTAAACGTGAGGGGAGAATTGTGGCTGGGTGTCGGCGTGGGTGTCGCGGCCGCTCTGATCGTCCTGAGTTTCCTATGCGTGAAGTACGCCACTCCGAAGAGGCCCAGAAGCGCTCCGAACAAAccttga
- the LOC105675149 gene encoding ATP-binding cassette sub-family G member 8 isoform X1 — translation MISAQSPENMGSEAWELERRYSVPGALDTRGLEPPASEDLHAWSIYRQNLNSDFTDSALGSAEKSPLPYGNFQLRDSTVQSILRHPRYGPKSPLANNSYTYLKFGLPRVLPPSSRNRDGSSGYDSSEEGRRVSHAVAPVHTTSIMRSARSDPDFRHVHAVPREHVHSQLTIARDHPRLRSASEANLLQSAIRTNRRHSIAPIDPGYIAHGHGMMGPEGFALPLRPVPCLQHPHLQLRGVEASGSDGLPLLRGITLEAGAAEVLAVMSTTEREGTQIVETIAGRRRIKRGDILLNGRSVSARTLRSRVAYLPTESGLSPGLTAQQTLSFYMLLRGGNNTTTLEAEAILHELGLEATKHCLVNTLTTSEARRLALACRLLQDSHILALDRPTHGLDIFDAFFLIEYLRQWASRGQRLVVLTLHPPTYEILTMVSRVALTSGGRIMYSGPRRDMLPYFALAEFPCPPFKNPSDYYLDLVTLDDLSAEAMLESSQRIDHLAELARTRLPPLSDPGPPGALPPSMSGPNICVQIYALLLRTLIYSQPWTLTRLLRKIIISASLSILLGAIFWDVAGDSNLHLRDRIGYHYASLGIFFWSLSLLAMCDVANSRPNVERDIRDGLYGRFVYILIDLICSIPSWCVIYLIYLAPAFAMSGLHLMPDENLTSLWNYLAVGLLYLMLQHLICTFFAHICKWVYLAALLAGVVVGEMTLAGGATLHLNNLPAWYQQISPMQWSLSLLLPRLHRTESMGKLTNCKPKQIQRQDIIIQAACEPPDGALALHEIALDKLNVRGELWLGVGVGVAAALIVLSFLCVKYATPKRPRSAPNKP, via the exons ATGATCTCTGCGCAGTCACCGGAAAATATGGGCTCGGAAGCCTGGGAGCTGGAGAGGAGGTACTCGGTGCCGGGAGCTCTGGACACCAGGGGACTGGAGCCGCCGGCCAGCGAGGATCTACACGCATGGTCGATTTACAG GCAAAATCTGAACTCCGACTTTACGGACTCTGCACTCGGCTCCGCCGAGAAATCGCCGCTGCCCTACGGAAACTTCCAGCTCCGCGACTCCACGGTGCAGAGCATATTGCGGCATCCGCGATACGGGCCCAAAAGCCCGCTCGCCAACAACTCCTACACGTATTTGAAGTTTGGTCTACCGCGGGTTCTGCCACCCAGCTCGCGGAATCGCGACGGTTCCAGCGGCTACGACTCCAGCGAGGAAGGACGACGCGTGTCGCACGCAG TTGCTCCGGTGCATACGACTTCGATTATGCGTTCAGCCAGGAGCGATCCGGACTTCAGGCATGTTCATGCTGTCCCGAGAGAGCACGTGCACTCTCAATTGACCATCGCGAGAGACCATCCGAGACTGCGGAGTGCCAGCGAGGCCAATCTTCTGCAGAGCGCAATCAGGACAAATCGACGACACAGTATCGCACCGATCGATCCTGGATACATAGCACATG gGCACGGTATGATGGGACCGGAAGGTTTCGCGCTGCCGCTAAGACCCGTGCCATGCCTGCAGCACCCTCACTTGCAGCTGCGAGGAGTAGAGGCTTCAGGCTCGGACGGATTGCCGCTTCTTCGCGGCATCACCCTCGAGGCCGGCGCCGCCGAGGTGCTCGCCGTTATGTCGACTACCGAGAGGGAAGGCACGCAGATCGTCGAGACCATTGCGGGCAGAAGGCGTATAAAGAGAGGCGATATTCTGCTCAATGGAAGATCCGTATCGGCGCGTACTCTGAG ATCACGCGTCGCTTACCTGCCAACGGAGAGTGGCCTGAGTCCCGGGCTTACGGCTCAGCAGACTCTCAGTTTCTACATGCTGCTGAGAGGCGGCAATAATACCACCACGCTCGAGGCCGAGGCAATCCTGCACGAGCTCGGTCTGGAGGCGACCAAGCACTGTCTGGTGAACACCCTGACGACGTCCGAGGCCCGACGATTGGCGCTCGCCTGTCGATTGCTTCAGGACTCGCATATTCTCGCCTTGGACAGACCCACGCACGGTCTGGACATCTTCGACGCCTTCTTCTTGATCGAGTATCTGAGGCAGTGGGCCAGTCGCGGCCAGCGACTCGTCGTCTTGACCCTGCACCCGCCCACTTATGAGATCCTGACGATGGTGTCGAGGGTCGCGCTCACCTCCGGCGGCCGGATCATGTACTCCGGGCCGAGGAGGGACATGCTGCCATATTTCGCGCTCGCCGAGTTCCCCTGCCCACCGTTTAAGAATCCATCCGATTATTATC TCGATTTAGTGACGCTGGATGATTTATCGGCGGAAGCAATGCTGGAATCCTCGCAGAGGATAGATCATTTAGCGGAGCTGGCCAGGACAAGGCTACCTCCGCTCAGCGATCCTGGACCGCCCGGTGCGCTTCCGCCCTCAATGTCCGGTCCCAACATATGCGTGCAGATCTACGCGTTGTTATTGCGAACACTCATTTACAGTCAACCATGGACGTTAACGCGATTGCTACGAAAGATCATTATCTCCGCGTCGCTCAGTATTTTACTCGGTGCAATATTCTGGGATGTCGCCGGCGATTCGAATTTACATCTGCGAGACAGAATAGGCTATCATTACGCCAGTTTGGGCATCTTCTTCTGGTCGCTGAGCCTTTTGGCGATGTGCGATGTCGCTAACAGCAGACCGAACGTCGAGAGGGACATCAGAGACGGATTGTACGGCAGATTTGTCTATATTCTCATAGAC CTCATCTGCAGCATACCTTCCTGGTGCGTGATCTATCTGATATACCTAGCGCCGGCGTTCGCGATGTCGGGGCTGCACCTCATGCCGGACGAGAATCTGACGTCACTGTGGAACTACCTCGCCGTCGGTCTGCTGTACCTGATGCTGCAGCATCTCATCTGCACGTTCTTCGCGCACATATGCAAATGGGTATACCTGGCGGCGCTGCTCGCCGGCGTGGTGGTGGGCGAGATGACCTTGGCCGGCGGGGCCACCCTGCATCTGAACAATCTGCCGGCATGGTATCAGCAGATCAGCCCGATGCAGTGGTCATTGTCGCTGCTGCTGCCGCGCCTTCACAGGACTGAGAGCATGGGCAAACTGACGAATTGCAAGCCCAAGCAGATTCAACGGCAGGACATCATTATCCAGGCGGCGTGCGAGCCGCCGGACGGTGCGTTAGCTCTTCACGAAATCGCTCTCGACAAATTAAACGTGAGGGGAGAATTGTGGCTGGGTGTCGGCGTGGGTGTCGCGGCCGCTCTGATCGTCCTGAGTTTCCTATGCGTGAAGTACGCCACTCCGAAGAGGCCCAGAAGCGCTCCGAACAAAccttga
- the LOC105675156 gene encoding ATP-binding cassette sub-family G member 5 yields the protein MFKMIPSDCILDISNVFHSTNVVIEGSCLNKSEPTAVLRDVSARVHGGEVLAILGSKGSGKRALLDVIAGRADGETRGRITLNGNLLTPELFRRHGGYVAHRCHLLPSLTVRQTLTYATWLANLSNREVRVRQTLADLALSQVANRSVNDLTRPEYRRLMLGVQLAKDPTLLLLDEPTWDTDPLNTYLIVSMLWSYATRRGSIVVLTMETPRSDVLPFVSRVTLLCLGAVVYSGPTRSMLDYFTYIGFPCPELENPLMYYLCLSTVDRRSRDRFLESNQQISVLVEKFKVDGVLYMKEAPQMPQSMKDSALGIMHKGLGRGIKPGCFSTLLALYLRSMAATFSLNKTGLGHFAARLLLLPFLVALMSILYSHSSPVQSRIFLQTGGLIFNVLTLFYVAGIATTSVLFPGFRTRYYQEKREGLYGGAMFLTAYTLLSLPLSFISTLITIGILVPILELDLTSWAYASGILWSSYVAAEQVTVAVLMVVGRPLTGAITVLYMTLLSLVIASGAIRSLKNLPYWLVMVSTALPIRYSSLALNQLVIDTPILSNLPYNESFTCPGMAELCRYPDGKTYLIERFTKEGENISEVLNVDLNLLISLAFAIGLIILNSVLYLLPLPARVKAKFRE from the exons ATGTTTAAGATGATTCCGTCCGATTGCATTCTGGACATATCGAACGTGTTCCATTCCACCAACGTCGTGATCGAAGGTAGCTGTCTTAACAAATCCGAGCCCACCGCAGTGCTCAGAGATGTATCAGCCCGTGTACACGGCGGAGAAGTGTTAGCTATTCTAGGATCGAAAGGTTCCGGTAAGCGAGCGCTCCTCGATGTTATCG CCGGAAGAGCAGACGGCGAGACGAGGGGGAGGATAACTCTGAATGGCAATTTGTTAACACCGGAACTGTTCCGCCGTCACGGTGGCTACGTAGCTCACAGATGTCATCTGTTGCCGAGCTTGACGGTGCGCCAGACTCTGACGTACGCCACGTGGCTCGCCAATTTGAGCAACCGCGAGGTCCGAGTGCGGCAGACCCTCGCCGACCTGGCGCTCTCGCAGGTCGCCAACAGGTCGGTGAACGATCTCACCCGGCCGGAGTATCGGCGGCTGATGCTGGGCGTGCAACTGGCGAAGGATCCGACCCTGCTGCTGTTGGACGAGCCGACCTGGGACACCGATCCGCTTAACACGTATCTCATCGTCTCGATGCTGTGGTCCTACGCCACCCGACGCGGCTCCATCGTCGTCCTCACCATGGAAACACCCAGATCCGACGTGCTCCCCTTCGTCAGTCGCGTGACGTTGCTGTGCTTGGGCGCGGTAGTTTACTCGGGACCCACCAGAAGCATGTTGGATTACTTTACTTACATCGGCTTCCCGTGTCCGGAACTGGAGAATCCCTTGATGTATTACC TTTGCCTGTCGACCGTCGACCGCCGGTCCAGAGATCGCTTTCTGGAGTCCAATCAGCAGATCTCGGTTTTAGTTGAGAAGTTCAAGGTGGACGGCGTACTCTACATGAAAGAGGCACCCCAAATGCCGCAAAGTATGAAAGATAGTGCTCTCGGCATTATGCATAAGGGTTTAGGTCGTGGAATTAAGCCCGGATGTTTCTCGACTCTTCTGGCACTGTATTT GCGAAGTATGGCAGCTACGTTCTCTTTGAATAAGACCGGCCTAGGACATTTCGCCGCTCGCCTGCTGTTACTGCCATTCTTAGTCGCTCTAATGAGCATACTGTACTCGCACTCAAGTCCCGTACAGTCAAGGATCTTCTTACAAACCGGTGGTTTAATCTTCAACGTCTTGACGTTGTTTTACGTAGCTGGAATAGCCACGACATCAGTTTTAT TTCCAGGTTTTCGCACGAGATACTATCAAGAAAAGCGAGAGGGTCTCTACGGCGGCGCGATGTTTCTGACCGCGTACACCCTGCTGAGTCTGCCGCTGAGCTTCATATCGACCCTGATAACAATCGGAATTTTGGTTCCGATTCTGGAGCTGGACCTCACTTCTTGGGCGTACGCTTCCGGCATTCTATGGTCCAGTTACGTGGCGGCTGAGCAAGTGACGGTGGCAGTGCTGATGGTAGTCGGACGACCTTTAACCGGTGCCATCACGGTGTTATATATGACCCTGCTGTCCCTGGTGATCGCATCCGGCGCTATTCGCAGCCTGAAGAACCTGCCCTACTGGCTAGTGATGGTGTCAACCGCGTTGCCAATTAGATATTCCTCTTTGGCGCTGAATCAGCTGGTCATCGACACGCCCATCTTGTCGAATCTGCCGTACAACGAGAGCTTTACCTGCCCGGGCATGGCCGAGCTCTGCAGATATCCCGACGGCAAGACTTATCTGATAGAACGCTTCACCAAGGAGGGTGAGAACATCTCCGAGGTATTGAACGTGGACTTGAATCTGCTCATCTCCCTGGCGTTCGCCATCGGTCTTATCATATTGAACAGCGTTCTGTATCTGTTGCCGCTGCCCGCCAGAGTGAAGGCTAAATTCAGAGAATAA